The Candidatus Methylomirabilis sp. genome includes the window CATCCGGGCCGGCAGCCCGGCCATCCGCTCCACCGCCACGATCCCCTCGTGCATCGCGGCGTGGGCCAGGAGCGGCTGGCCGGTGACGTCCCCGATCGCGAAGATCCCCGCGGCCGTGGTCTGCATCGCGTCGTCCACGGTGATGAACCCCCGGTCCACCTCGACCCCCAGAGGGTCCAGCCCCTCCACCTTGCTGTTGGGGGTGCGGCCGATCGCCACCAGGATGGCGTCGGCTTGGAGCTGCTCCCGCTTCCCCTCCTGGACGATTCCCACCTGGACGCCGTCGGCCCCGACCGCCACCTCGTCCACCGCCGTCTTCGTCCGGATCGCGATCCCCTGCTTCTCGAAGACCCGGTGCAGGATGGCGGTGACGTCGGCGTCCTCCAGAGGGAGGATGGTGGGGAGCATCTCCACCAGGGTGACGGCTGTGCCGTAGGCCGCATAGATGTCGGCGAACTCCACCCCCACCGCCCCCGCCCCGATGATGATGAGGGAAGCGGGGGCTTCCTCGTTCAGCAGGGCCTCGGTGCTTGTCAGAACGCGCTTGCCATCCACGTCCACGCCCGGGATGAGCTTGGGCCGGCTCCCGGTCGCCAGGAGGACGCGCGCCGCCTTCAGGCCCTCCGTCTTCCCGTCCGCGCCGCTGACCTCGATGGACCCCTTCCCCGCGAGCCTCCCCTCCCCGGCGAAGACCGCGACTTTGTTCTTCTTCATCAGGAACTCGACGCCCTTGGAGAGCCGCTCGGCCGCCCGCCGGGAGCGCTGGATGGCCTTGCCGAAGTCGGCCCGGAGGTTGTCGAAGCGGATCCCGAACTCCTCTGCCCGCTTCAGGGTGTTGAGGAGCTCGGCGTGCTGCAGGAGGGCCTTGGTGGGGATGCAGCCCCAGTTGAGGCAGACCCCGCCCAGCTTATCCCGCTCCACGATGGCGACCCGCATGCCGAGCTGGGCCGCCCGGATGGCGCCCACGTAGCCGCCGGGGCCGGCGCCCACCACGGCAAGGTCGAAGGTGCGGTCAGCAGTAGCCATGGTCTCCTCGTGGAGGACCGCCCGGAAGCCCCCGGGCGGGTGGCTAGAGCAGGAGTGGGTAGGGGGCCTCCAGGAGTTTCTTCAGGTCGGCCAGGAAGCGGGCCCCCGTGGCTCCATCAATCACCCGGTGGTCGCAGGAGAGGGTCATCCGCATCCGCGGGCGGACGGCGACCCGCCCCTCTTCGGCGGTCGGCACCTGCTGGATCGCCCCCACCGCCAGGATGGCCGCTTCGGGGGGAACGATGATGGCGGAGAACTCCTCGATCCCGAACATCCCCAGATTGGAGATCGTAAAGGTGGCCCCCGAGAGCTCCTCGGCCTTCATCTTCCGGTTCCGGGCCCGCTCCGCCAGATCCCGGGCGGCCCGCGCGATCTCCGGAAGCCCCTTTTTGTCCACGTCCCGCAGGACCGGCGTGATCAGGCCGTCCTCCAGGGCGACTGCGATCCCCACGTGTACCTCCCGGTGGAACTGGATCTTGTCCCCGGCGAAGGAGGCGTTCACGTAGGGGTGCTTCGGGAGCGTGAGGGCGCACGCCTTGAGCAGAATGTCGGTGAAGGAGAGCTTCAGGCTCTCATCGTGGGCGTTCAGGGAGGCCCGGAGCTCCTGGGCCCGCGTCATGTCGGCATCGAGCGTCAGGTAGAAGTGCGGGACCGGGGCCTTGCTCTGGACCATCCGGGTGGCAATGGCGCGCCGGATAGGCGTAAGCGGGATGGCCTCGCCGGCGGCGGCCGCAGCAGCCACAGCGGGGATCGCCGGGGCAGCCGGCGGAGCGGGGGCCGGGGCGGGGCGGGGCGGGGCAACCGCCGGGCGGGGCGCAGTGACGGCTGCCGCCGGCGCGGCGGCCGCGGCCTGCTCGATGTCGGCCCGGACGACCCGGCCGCCCGGGCCACTCCCCTGGACCAGGCGCAGGTCCACGCCCCGCGCCCGGGCTAACTTTCGAGCGAGGGGGGAGGCCTTCACGCGCCCGGGCGCCCCGCCTTCATCGCGGGCCGGGGCAGGCGCCGCCGCCTTGGGAGCCGGCGCGGCGGCCGGGACGGCTGCGGCCTCCGGGGCCCGGCCCGCCACCAGGGCCGAGACGTCCTCTCCCTCGTCGGCGATCACCGCGACCGGGGTCCCCACGGGGGCCACCTGGCCCGCGGGAGTGAGGATCTTCCGCAGGACCCCGGAGGCGTAGGCTTCCATCTCGATGTCGGCCTTGTCGGTCTCCACCTCGGCGATGATCTCGCCCTTCTTGACGGGGTCCCCCTCCTTCTTGAGCCAGCGGACGATCTTCCCCTCCTGCATGTCCGCGCCGAGCTTCGGCATCACCACTTCCGTCGCCACCCTGTCCCTCCCCGCTCAGCGCCCGAGCAGCCGCTTCACCCCGGCGATGATCCGGTCCACGTTGGGGATGGCCAGCTTCTCGAGGTTCTTGGCGTAGGGAAGCGGAACCTCCTCCACGGCGACCCGCATCACCGGCGCATCCAGGTCGTCGAAGGCTTCCTCCTGGATCCGGGCGGCCACCTCGGCCCCCACGCCGAAGGAGTACCAGTCCTCCTCGACGATCAGGGCGCGGTTGGTCTTCCGGACCGAGGTGACAATCGTGGCCACGTCGAGCGGCCGGAGGGACCGGAGGTCCACCACCTCCGCCTCGATGCCCTCCTTGCCCAGGCGGCTCGCCGCCTCCAGGACCAGCAGGAGCATCCGCGAGTAGGAGATCAGGGTTAAATCTTTCCCCGCCCGCTTCACCTCCGCCTGGCCGAGCGGGATCAGGAGCTCCCCCTCCGGCACCTCCCCCCGGGTCCCGTAGAGGGCCGCGTGCTCCACGAAGAGGACCGGGTCCTCCCCCCGGATGCAGGTGGTGAGGAGCCCTTTCGCGTCTTTCGGCGTGGCCGGGATGGCCACCTTGAGCCCGGGCATGTGGGCGAAGTAGACCTCGAAGTTCTGGGAGTGGGTCGCCGCGAGCTGCACCCCGGAGCCCCCGGCCGTCCGGATGACCACCGGCGCGCTCGTCTGTCCCCCGAACATGTAGCGGACCTTCGCGGCCGAGTTGACGATCTGGTCCATCGCCTGCATGGCGAAGTTGATGTTCATCAGCTCGGCGACGGGCCGGAGGCCCCCCATGGCCGCCCCGACCGCTGCCCCGATGATCACCGATTCGGCGATGGGGGTGTCTTTCACCCGCTTCTCCCCGAACTCCTCGGCGAACCCTCGGGTCACGCCGTAGGTCCCGCCGTAGTCCACGATGTCTTCCCCCAGGAGGAAGATGCGAGGGTCCCGCCGCATCTCCTCCCGGAGGACCTCGGCCACGGCCTCACGGAACGTGACTACCGGCACAGGGTCCCTCCGGGATCAGGGCCGCGCGTAGACATCGGTGTAGAGCTCCTCGGGGGCCGGCTCCGGGCTTCCTTCGGCGAAGCGAACCGCCTCCTCGATCCGGGTAGTGACCTCCCGCTCCAGGGCCTCGTACTCCTCGGTGCTGAGAACCCCCTCTGCCTCCAGGCGGGCCCGCAGCGTGGTGATGGGATCCCGCGCCCGCCAGACGTGCTCCTCCTCCTTCCCCCGGTAGAGGACCGGGTCGGCCATCGAGTGGCCGCGGAAGCGGTAGCAGAGGGCCTCGAGCAGCGTCGGCCCCTCGCCTGCGCGGGCGGCGGCGACGGCGCGGGCCGTCGCCTCCCGCACGGCGAAGACATCCATCC containing:
- the lpdA gene encoding dihydrolipoyl dehydrogenase, yielding MATADRTFDLAVVGAGPGGYVGAIRAAQLGMRVAIVERDKLGGVCLNWGCIPTKALLQHAELLNTLKRAEEFGIRFDNLRADFGKAIQRSRRAAERLSKGVEFLMKKNKVAVFAGEGRLAGKGSIEVSGADGKTEGLKAARVLLATGSRPKLIPGVDVDGKRVLTSTEALLNEEAPASLIIIGAGAVGVEFADIYAAYGTAVTLVEMLPTILPLEDADVTAILHRVFEKQGIAIRTKTAVDEVAVGADGVQVGIVQEGKREQLQADAILVAIGRTPNSKVEGLDPLGVEVDRGFITVDDAMQTTAAGIFAIGDVTGQPLLAHAAMHEGIVAVERMAGLPARMDREKVPSCTYCHPQVASIGLTEAKAREAGRKFKVGKFPFTASGKAQAMGETEGLVKLLADAETGEILGVHVVGADATELIAEAGLAMALEATPEEIAATIHSHPTLSEAMGEAALAALGRAIHI
- a CDS encoding dihydrolipoamide acetyltransferase family protein, encoding MATEVVMPKLGADMQEGKIVRWLKKEGDPVKKGEIIAEVETDKADIEMEAYASGVLRKILTPAGQVAPVGTPVAVIADEGEDVSALVAGRAPEAAAVPAAAPAPKAAAPAPARDEGGAPGRVKASPLARKLARARGVDLRLVQGSGPGGRVVRADIEQAAAAAPAAAVTAPRPAVAPPRPAPAPAPPAAPAIPAVAAAAAAGEAIPLTPIRRAIATRMVQSKAPVPHFYLTLDADMTRAQELRASLNAHDESLKLSFTDILLKACALTLPKHPYVNASFAGDKIQFHREVHVGIAVALEDGLITPVLRDVDKKGLPEIARAARDLAERARNRKMKAEELSGATFTISNLGMFGIEEFSAIIVPPEAAILAVGAIQQVPTAEEGRVAVRPRMRMTLSCDHRVIDGATGARFLADLKKLLEAPYPLLL
- a CDS encoding alpha-ketoacid dehydrogenase subunit beta is translated as MPVVTFREAVAEVLREEMRRDPRIFLLGEDIVDYGGTYGVTRGFAEEFGEKRVKDTPIAESVIIGAAVGAAMGGLRPVAELMNINFAMQAMDQIVNSAAKVRYMFGGQTSAPVVIRTAGGSGVQLAATHSQNFEVYFAHMPGLKVAIPATPKDAKGLLTTCIRGEDPVLFVEHAALYGTRGEVPEGELLIPLGQAEVKRAGKDLTLISYSRMLLLVLEAASRLGKEGIEAEVVDLRSLRPLDVATIVTSVRKTNRALIVEEDWYSFGVGAEVAARIQEEAFDDLDAPVMRVAVEEVPLPYAKNLEKLAIPNVDRIIAGVKRLLGR